The Cellulomonas sp. S1-8 genome has a window encoding:
- a CDS encoding peptidoglycan-binding domain-containing protein, with amino-acid sequence MSRRSGRDGAPLTAWVVLTGLLVVPVLVLGGWWAVARADNPTRAAAQVEAVVVPVTHSDVRAETGVTIKLGDAPGRAATTSAAGTVTSAPRVGAALDNGVEVLRVDDRPVRAMVSAAPPWRALAVGDSGPDVARLQEFLTTLGLYEGPVDGKFGPAVRRAVEQFNVEAGLGRAVAGFDPATVVWVGPTPTTVAEALVTEGTAVAPGVPVLSGPARHDAVVVLEPQGGIATSGDFGGAATLTVGAATVAYAPGSGSVDDAAAVEAVRAALAPATEGTARVAADQAREVAVVPASALVQGADGTLCVYGSPDEPPVEVAPVGGGVGSVQLGPDLPLTEVVSNPGRVGLETPCGS; translated from the coding sequence GTGAGTCGTCGCAGCGGGCGCGACGGCGCGCCCCTCACCGCCTGGGTCGTGCTGACCGGGCTCCTCGTGGTGCCCGTGCTCGTGCTCGGTGGTTGGTGGGCGGTCGCGCGCGCGGACAATCCGACCCGTGCTGCGGCGCAGGTCGAGGCGGTCGTCGTCCCCGTGACGCACAGCGATGTGCGCGCCGAGACGGGCGTGACGATCAAGCTCGGCGATGCCCCCGGCCGCGCGGCGACCACCTCCGCTGCCGGCACGGTCACGTCGGCGCCCCGGGTCGGCGCGGCGCTCGACAACGGTGTCGAGGTCCTGCGCGTGGACGACCGTCCCGTCCGGGCGATGGTCTCCGCCGCGCCCCCGTGGCGTGCGCTCGCGGTGGGTGACTCAGGGCCTGACGTCGCGCGCCTCCAGGAGTTCCTCACGACCCTCGGCCTGTATGAGGGTCCCGTCGACGGCAAGTTCGGTCCGGCGGTGCGGCGCGCCGTCGAGCAGTTCAACGTCGAGGCAGGCCTGGGGCGCGCCGTGGCGGGGTTCGACCCGGCGACGGTCGTGTGGGTGGGGCCGACGCCGACCACGGTCGCGGAGGCCCTCGTCACGGAGGGCACGGCGGTCGCGCCCGGGGTGCCTGTGCTGAGCGGGCCGGCACGGCACGACGCGGTCGTGGTCCTCGAGCCGCAGGGGGGCATCGCGACCTCCGGCGACTTCGGCGGTGCCGCGACGTTGACGGTGGGCGCCGCGACCGTCGCGTACGCGCCGGGCTCGGGATCGGTCGACGACGCGGCCGCGGTCGAGGCTGTCCGCGCCGCGCTCGCCCCGGCGACCGAGGGCACGGCGCGCGTCGCGGCCGACCAGGCCCGCGAGGTCGCGGTCGTCCCGGCGTCGGCTCTCGTCCAGGGCGCGGACGGGACGCTGTGCGTCTACGGGTCGCCCGACGAGCCTCCGGTGGAGGTGGCCCCCGTCGGCGGGGGCGTCGGCAGCGTCCAGCTCGGCCCGGACCTGCCGCTCACCGAGGTGGTGTCCAACCCCGGCCGGGTCGGGCTGGAGACACCGTGCGGCTCGTAG
- a CDS encoding ABC transporter ATP-binding protein — MRLVADGLVVRYPGAARPVLVGADLDVDEGESVAILGPSGSGKSTLLSVLGGLVRPDGGTVRVDDDEVSAAELRRLTAWILQTVNVLPERSVLDNVLVAALTRGSTPAHARTEAVARLEAVGLADRAHDRTRLLSGGEVQRVVIARALVSGRPFLLADEPTGQLDRATSEVVLDGLFDATRDAGVVVVTHDPAVAARCTRTVHILDGVVVAA; from the coding sequence GTGCGGCTCGTAGCCGACGGGCTGGTCGTTCGGTACCCCGGCGCCGCGCGGCCGGTGCTCGTCGGTGCCGACCTGGACGTCGACGAGGGCGAGAGCGTCGCGATCCTCGGACCGTCGGGCTCTGGCAAGTCCACGCTGCTGTCGGTCCTCGGCGGTCTGGTACGCCCGGACGGCGGCACCGTGCGCGTCGACGACGACGAGGTGTCGGCCGCCGAGCTGCGCCGCCTGACCGCGTGGATCCTGCAGACCGTCAACGTGCTGCCCGAGCGCTCGGTGCTGGACAACGTGCTCGTGGCCGCCCTCACCCGTGGATCGACTCCTGCGCACGCGCGAACGGAAGCCGTCGCCCGGCTCGAGGCCGTCGGCCTCGCGGACCGTGCGCACGACCGGACGCGGCTGCTGTCGGGCGGTGAGGTGCAGCGCGTGGTGATCGCCCGCGCACTCGTCTCCGGGCGGCCGTTCCTGCTCGCGGACGAGCCGACCGGTCAGCTGGACCGCGCCACGTCCGAGGTCGTGCTCGACGGTCTGTTCGACGCCACGCGCGACGCCGGGGTGGTGGTCGTGACGCACGACCCGGCGGTCGCCGCACGGTGCACCCGCACGGTCCACATCCTCGACGGCGTGGTCGTCGCCGCATGA